The following are encoded in a window of Brevibacillus sp. DP1.3A genomic DNA:
- a CDS encoding iron ABC transporter permease, whose translation MEGASKAGIVFAAGMLLLVFGLVVSISVGWTDMGLVSGVKSLFAPSTSQEHLIVTTLRLPRALLAVIIGAGLGVAGAIMQAMTGNPLASPQTFGVNAGASMAVVAALVLLPNLPVPFLAPLAFGGAVIGGFAVYYLGAAGGMTPVKLALAGTAVHLFLASITEAFILFHQHSTDQVLFWLAGSLDGADWTDVNRVLPWSIAGLVVAFFMARSIGIMRMGEDVAKNLGQHVFRVRTICGIIVIVLAGSAVAVAGPIGFIGLMVPHVTRLLLGRESQLYLPITALLGALLLVYADVLARFIAYPYESPVGIVTAFLGAPFFLYLVGKERRAS comes from the coding sequence ATGGAGGGAGCTTCAAAGGCGGGCATCGTTTTTGCGGCAGGAATGCTCCTGCTCGTTTTTGGTTTAGTCGTCAGTATCTCGGTTGGTTGGACAGACATGGGGTTGGTAAGTGGCGTAAAATCCCTTTTTGCCCCCTCTACATCGCAGGAGCACTTGATTGTGACGACGCTCAGGCTTCCAAGAGCGCTATTGGCAGTAATCATTGGGGCCGGTCTCGGCGTGGCTGGTGCGATTATGCAAGCAATGACAGGCAATCCGCTTGCTTCTCCACAGACGTTTGGGGTGAACGCAGGTGCATCGATGGCTGTCGTAGCTGCCTTGGTACTCTTGCCCAATCTTCCGGTGCCATTTTTAGCGCCACTCGCTTTTGGTGGGGCGGTCATAGGTGGATTTGCGGTGTACTATCTCGGTGCGGCTGGGGGGATGACTCCTGTTAAGCTGGCTTTGGCTGGCACAGCCGTCCATCTGTTCCTCGCTTCGATTACAGAGGCATTCATCTTGTTTCATCAGCACTCTACCGATCAAGTCCTGTTTTGGCTTGCGGGGTCATTGGATGGAGCAGATTGGACGGATGTGAACCGTGTGCTGCCTTGGTCGATCGCGGGGCTCGTAGTTGCCTTTTTTATGGCTCGCTCCATCGGAATTATGCGTATGGGTGAGGATGTGGCCAAAAATCTTGGACAACATGTATTTCGGGTACGGACGATTTGTGGAATCATTGTCATCGTACTCGCAGGCTCGGCTGTTGCCGTTGCTGGTCCGATCGGCTTTATCGGATTAATGGTGCCTCATGTGACCCGACTTTTGCTAGGAAGAGAGAGTCAGCTATACCTCCCGATTACAGCGCTGCTCGGCGCATTGCTGTTGGTCTATGCCGACGTTCTTGCCAGGTTCATCGCGTATCCGTATGAGTCACCAGTAGGCATCGTGACCGCTTTTCTGGGCGCTCCCTTTTTCCTCTATTTAGTGGGTAAGGAGAGGAGAGCTTCATGA
- a CDS encoding iron ABC transporter permease — MTRRQSIAPVLLLLLIVTAIISIGTGAVSISPREVVESLFGTGTKNHSFIIGEYRLPRIVLGMLAGAGLAVSGAILQGMIRNPLASPDVIGITKGAGLASAIVIFLFPKSPAYLLPLAAFGGAAVVAAILYVYTARKRVQPATLALVGIAIGVICQAGIQYLMVKNPGDVNAALLWMAGSLWGRGWEHVWAVLPWILVFLPIAYLLAYRLDVLSLGDDVAEGLGEDVTRLRVVLLVTSVALAGACVAVVGSIGFVGLLSPHIARRLVGGKHALLLPVAALLGATLMVAADGLGRWLLPPMEVPVGIVTAVIGAPYFLYLIGREKRRGV; from the coding sequence ATGACACGCAGACAAAGTATTGCACCTGTCTTACTGCTGTTGCTCATCGTCACCGCTATTATCAGCATCGGGACTGGGGCGGTGTCCATATCGCCGCGTGAGGTAGTCGAGTCACTTTTTGGGACGGGGACGAAAAATCACAGCTTTATTATTGGCGAGTATCGTTTGCCGCGCATTGTCTTAGGCATGCTGGCTGGAGCAGGTTTGGCGGTATCCGGGGCTATTTTACAAGGAATGATTCGCAATCCGTTGGCCTCTCCTGACGTAATCGGCATCACCAAAGGGGCGGGGCTAGCATCTGCCATCGTCATTTTTCTTTTTCCCAAATCTCCGGCTTATTTGCTACCGTTGGCAGCATTTGGGGGTGCGGCAGTTGTCGCTGCTATTTTGTATGTATATACCGCGCGAAAACGCGTTCAGCCCGCTACTCTAGCACTGGTAGGGATCGCGATCGGGGTCATTTGTCAGGCGGGCATCCAATACCTGATGGTCAAAAATCCGGGTGATGTCAATGCGGCACTGCTCTGGATGGCAGGCAGCTTGTGGGGACGGGGATGGGAACACGTATGGGCGGTGCTTCCGTGGATACTCGTCTTTTTACCAATTGCTTATTTATTGGCGTACCGGCTCGACGTACTGTCTCTTGGAGATGATGTAGCAGAAGGCTTGGGCGAGGATGTGACGAGACTGCGTGTTGTACTTTTGGTAACCTCTGTCGCACTCGCTGGAGCATGTGTGGCGGTTGTCGGTTCCATCGGGTTCGTGGGTTTGCTCTCACCGCATATCGCTCGTCGATTGGTAGGTGGGAAGCACGCACTTCTTCTCCCGGTCGCTGCTCTGCTCGGTGCTACGCTCATGGTCGCCGCTGATGGGCTAGGCAGATGGCTTTTGCCGCCGATGGAGGTTCCCGTGGGCATCGTGACAGCTGTCATTGGAGCTCCGTATTTCTTGTATTTGATCGGACGAGAGAAAAGAAGAGGAGTATAA
- a CDS encoding proline iminopeptidase-family hydrolase, which translates to MSMQEGYIDVPGGRVWYSRVGEGEKTPLIVLHGGPGNTHDPLKSTLQVLGNDRPVIFYDQLGSGNSDRPTDLTLWKTERFVEELACIRQALGLKEVYILGHSWGTMLAAAYLVDAKPEGVQSIIFSSPCLSAERWKQDADRLIEQLPVDVQQTIATHEEQGTTDSQEYQDAMKEYYKRHVCRLDPMPTVMTESRPKANKEVYMTMWGPSEFCPTGNLKTFDYTPKLHQINIPSLFVCGRHDEATPESTGYYQSLVPNAELHVFENSSHVGYLEETDEYVQVIRSFLQKADTK; encoded by the coding sequence ATGAGTATGCAAGAAGGCTATATTGACGTTCCTGGCGGAAGAGTATGGTACAGTCGTGTCGGAGAAGGGGAGAAAACGCCTCTGATCGTCCTTCACGGAGGACCTGGCAATACCCATGATCCGCTCAAATCAACGCTTCAAGTCCTAGGCAACGACAGACCCGTTATTTTCTACGATCAGCTAGGGTCAGGAAATTCCGATCGCCCGACTGATCTGACTCTTTGGAAAACCGAACGCTTTGTGGAAGAGCTGGCTTGCATCAGACAAGCCCTTGGCTTAAAAGAGGTTTACATCCTGGGGCACTCGTGGGGCACGATGCTGGCAGCAGCTTATTTGGTGGATGCCAAGCCGGAAGGGGTACAGAGCATCATCTTCTCCAGCCCATGCCTGAGCGCAGAGCGTTGGAAACAGGACGCAGATCGTTTAATCGAGCAATTGCCAGTGGATGTACAACAAACCATCGCCACACACGAGGAGCAGGGCACAACTGATTCACAAGAATACCAGGATGCCATGAAGGAATACTACAAGCGCCATGTGTGCCGCCTTGATCCAATGCCAACAGTCATGACAGAAAGCCGTCCAAAAGCGAACAAAGAAGTGTACATGACGATGTGGGGGCCGTCTGAATTTTGCCCGACAGGGAATCTCAAAACATTCGACTACACACCCAAGCTGCATCAAATAAACATCCCTTCCCTGTTCGTTTGTGGCCGTCATGATGAAGCGACGCCTGAATCGACAGGTTATTATCAGTCTCTGGTGCCAAACGCCGAGCTCCATGTCTTTGAAAACAGCTCACATGTCGGCTATCTGGAAGAGACAGACGAATACGTGCAAGTCATCCGCAGCTTTTTGCAAAAAGCAGATACGAAATAA